A portion of the Tenacibaculum todarodis genome contains these proteins:
- a CDS encoding DNA topoisomerase IV subunit B yields MAQETKYTEDNIRSLDWKEHIRMRPGMYIGKLGDGSSPDDGIYILVKEVLDNSIDEYVMGAGKTIEISIHGSKVIVRDYGRGIPLGKVVDVVSKMNTGGKYDSRAFKKSVGLNGVGTKAVNALSEFFRVESTRDGKSASAEFSKGVLGNQEFLEETSRRKGTKVSFIPDETIFKKFKFRNEYVAKMLKNYVYLNPGLTIVFNGEKYFSENGLKDLLEDNNNQEDMLYPIIHLKGDDIEVAITHSKTQYSEEYHSFVNGQHTTQGGTHQAAFREAIVKTIRDFYGKNFEASDVRKSIISAIAIKVMEPVFESQTKTKLGSTEMGGDLPTVRSYINDFLKTQLDNFLHKNTDTADKLQKKILQAEKERKELSGIRKLAKDRAKKASLHNKKLRDCRIHFGDTKKEAYLDTTLFITEGDSASGSITKSRNVNTQAVFSLKGKPLNSYGLSKKIVYENEEFNLLQAALNIEDGLEDLRYNNIVIATDADVDGMHIRLLLITFFLQFFPEVIKEGHLYILETPLFRVRNKKQTFYCYSEDEKREAIDKLRGKPEITRFKGLGEISPNEFVHFIGDDIRLDPVMLDKEMSIEQMLQFYMGKNTPDRQKFIIENLKVEMDFIEDEV; encoded by the coding sequence ATGGCTCAAGAAACAAAATATACCGAAGATAATATACGATCGCTCGACTGGAAAGAGCACATTAGAATGCGACCAGGAATGTATATTGGTAAGTTGGGTGACGGTTCTTCGCCAGACGATGGTATTTATATTTTAGTAAAAGAAGTGCTGGATAACTCTATTGATGAGTATGTTATGGGCGCTGGTAAAACCATTGAAATTTCTATACATGGAAGCAAGGTTATTGTAAGGGATTACGGTCGTGGTATTCCGTTGGGTAAAGTTGTAGATGTGGTTTCTAAAATGAATACTGGTGGAAAATACGATTCCAGAGCGTTTAAAAAATCGGTTGGTTTAAATGGAGTTGGTACAAAGGCAGTAAATGCATTATCAGAATTTTTTAGAGTAGAATCTACTCGTGATGGTAAATCGGCTTCGGCAGAATTTTCCAAAGGTGTTTTAGGAAATCAAGAGTTTTTAGAAGAAACATCACGTAGAAAAGGAACAAAGGTCTCTTTTATTCCGGATGAAACAATCTTTAAGAAGTTTAAATTCAGAAATGAATATGTTGCTAAAATGTTGAAAAACTATGTGTACTTAAACCCAGGTTTAACCATAGTTTTTAACGGTGAAAAATATTTTTCTGAAAACGGATTAAAAGATTTATTGGAAGATAACAACAATCAAGAAGATATGTTGTATCCAATAATTCACTTAAAAGGAGATGATATTGAAGTTGCCATAACACATAGTAAAACGCAATATTCAGAGGAATATCATTCTTTTGTAAATGGACAACATACCACGCAAGGAGGAACACACCAAGCGGCATTTAGAGAAGCTATTGTAAAAACAATTAGAGATTTTTACGGTAAAAATTTTGAGGCTTCTGATGTTAGAAAATCGATAATTTCTGCCATTGCCATTAAAGTTATGGAACCTGTTTTTGAGAGTCAGACAAAAACAAAATTAGGTTCTACTGAAATGGGAGGCGATTTGCCAACCGTAAGAAGTTATATTAACGATTTCTTAAAAACGCAACTCGATAATTTTTTACATAAAAATACAGATACAGCAGACAAGCTTCAAAAGAAGATTTTACAAGCAGAAAAGGAGCGTAAAGAATTATCGGGAATTAGAAAATTAGCAAAAGATAGAGCTAAAAAAGCAAGTTTACATAACAAGAAATTACGTGATTGTAGAATTCATTTTGGAGACACAAAAAAAGAAGCGTATTTAGATACTACTTTGTTTATTACAGAGGGAGATTCGGCTTCTGGATCTATTACAAAATCACGTAATGTTAACACACAAGCAGTTTTTAGTTTAAAAGGAAAGCCTTTAAACTCGTATGGATTATCTAAAAAAATAGTGTATGAAAATGAAGAGTTTAACTTATTGCAAGCAGCCTTAAACATTGAAGACGGTTTAGAAGATTTACGTTATAATAATATTGTAATTGCAACGGATGCGGATGTAGACGGAATGCATATTCGATTATTGTTAATTACATTTTTCTTGCAATTTTTTCCTGAAGTTATAAAAGAAGGACATTTATATATTTTAGAAACTCCGCTATTTAGAGTTAGAAATAAGAAACAAACTTTTTATTGTTATTCTGAAGACGAAAAACGTGAAGCAATAGACAAACTAAGAGGAAAGCCAGAGATAACTCGATTTAAAGGTTTGGGAGAAATTTCTCCAAATGAATTTGTGCATTTTATTGGAGATGACATCCGTTTAGATCCTGTAATGTTAGACAAAGAAATGTCTATTGAGCAGATGCTACAATTTTACATGGGGAAAAATACTCCTGATAGACAGAAGTTTATCATCGAGAATTTAAAGGTTGAAATGGATTTTATTGAGGACGAAGTATGA
- a CDS encoding ORF6N domain-containing protein has product MKEEEKLIIPDEVINNKIYLIRNQKVLLDRDLAELYQVETRVLKQAVKRNLNRFPEDFMFELTKNEFENLRSQIVTSSWGGSRYTPMVFTEQGVAMLSSVLKSDRAIAVNIKIIRIFTKMRQLLSDNLSLQLEIENIKKKITNNSKNIELVFSYLDELIDKKENTKDRNKIGYKK; this is encoded by the coding sequence ATGAAAGAAGAAGAAAAATTAATAATTCCAGATGAAGTTATTAATAACAAAATTTATTTGATTCGTAATCAAAAAGTATTGTTAGATAGAGATTTAGCGGAGTTGTATCAAGTAGAAACAAGAGTTTTAAAACAAGCTGTTAAAAGAAATTTAAATAGATTTCCAGAAGATTTTATGTTTGAATTAACAAAAAACGAATTTGAAAACTTGAGATCACAAATTGTGACCTCAAGTTGGGGAGGAAGCAGATATACTCCAATGGTTTTCACAGAACAAGGCGTTGCAATGTTGTCAAGTGTTTTAAAAAGTGACAGAGCGATTGCCGTAAATATTAAAATTATTAGAATATTTACTAAAATGCGTCAATTGTTGAGTGATAATTTGTCGCTTCAGTTAGAAATAGAAAATATTAAAAAGAAAATAACCAATAATTCTAAAAATATAGAATTGGTGTTTTCTTATTTAGATGAATTGATTGATAAGAAAGAAAATACGAAAGACAGAAATAAAATTGGGTATAAAAAGTAA
- a CDS encoding DNA gyrase/topoisomerase IV subunit A codes for MSEETNEHEHEHEEELTNQDNLDNQTDAVETITKVTGMYKEWFLDYASYVILERAVPSLEDGLKPVQRRIMHSMKDLDDGRYNKVANIVGHTMQYHPHGDASIADAMVQIGQKELLIDMQGNWGNILTGDRAAASRYIEARLSKFALDVVFNPKTTDWKLSYDGRRKEPIDLPVKFPLLLAQGAEGIAVGLSTKILPHNFIELIDASIKYLKGRSFKIVPDFLTGGIADFTNYNDGKRGGKVRVRAKISQLDKKTLVITEVPFGTTTTSLIDSILKANDKGKIRVKKIEDNTAANVEILVHLPPNVSPDKSIDALYAFTNCETSISPLACTIENNKPVFVGVSEMLKHSTDLTVDLLKRELEIQLNELQEQWHFASLERIFIENRIYRDIEEVETWEGVIEAIDKGLQPHIKHLKRAITEEDIVRLTEIRIKKISKFDIDKAKQHIESLEEKIAVVKDHLANLIEFAIDYFKRLKDTYGKGKERKTEIRIFDDIVATKVVMRNTKLYVNREEGFVGTSLKKDEYVTDCADIDDVIIFRKDGKMMVTKVASKTFVGKDIIHIAVFKKKDKRTVYNFMYKDGAKGASYMKRFNVTSVTRDKEYDLTNGSKGSKVLYFSANPNGEAEVVTINLRAVGSVKKLKWDIDFADLAVKGRAVRGNTITKYSIKSVDFKSAGVSTLKPRKIWFDDTVQRLNVDERGELLGEFRAEDKILIATQKGKIKAVTPDLGMHFEDDMIVLEKWKPSKPISAIYFDGEKQRYYVKRFEIEQTDKEEVFISEHEKSQLEIIATDYRPVAEVIFSKRSLDKIEVNFEDFIAVKGIKAQGNQLTTDKVKQVNLLDSLPFEEPEEPKVEEVEVVEEEEITDEVLLEVPKVEPTIKNSSTNEMISKEEKAKRALLKSIKEKKNTDDDSQITLF; via the coding sequence ATGAGTGAAGAAACAAACGAACACGAACACGAACACGAAGAAGAATTAACAAATCAAGATAATCTTGATAATCAGACCGATGCGGTCGAAACCATTACCAAAGTTACAGGAATGTACAAAGAGTGGTTTTTAGATTATGCTTCGTATGTAATTTTAGAAAGAGCCGTTCCTTCTTTGGAAGACGGTTTAAAACCAGTACAACGTAGAATTATGCATTCTATGAAAGATTTGGACGATGGACGTTACAACAAAGTAGCGAATATTGTTGGTCATACCATGCAATATCATCCGCATGGAGACGCTTCTATTGCAGATGCAATGGTGCAAATTGGTCAGAAAGAATTACTGATTGACATGCAAGGAAACTGGGGGAATATCTTAACTGGAGATAGAGCTGCAGCTTCTCGTTATATTGAAGCGCGTTTGTCTAAATTTGCTTTAGATGTTGTTTTTAATCCAAAAACTACCGATTGGAAACTTTCTTACGATGGAAGAAGAAAAGAGCCTATAGATTTACCTGTGAAATTTCCATTATTGTTAGCGCAAGGAGCAGAGGGAATTGCCGTAGGTTTATCAACCAAAATATTACCACATAATTTTATTGAACTAATTGATGCGTCCATTAAATATTTAAAAGGAAGGAGTTTTAAAATTGTTCCAGACTTTTTAACTGGAGGAATTGCAGATTTTACAAACTACAACGACGGTAAACGTGGTGGAAAAGTAAGAGTTAGAGCAAAAATATCTCAACTTGATAAAAAAACCTTGGTTATTACGGAAGTTCCGTTTGGAACCACTACAACTTCTTTAATTGATAGTATTTTAAAAGCGAATGATAAAGGTAAAATTCGTGTAAAAAAGATTGAAGATAATACTGCGGCAAACGTAGAGATATTGGTGCATTTACCACCAAATGTATCGCCAGATAAATCTATTGATGCCTTGTATGCATTTACAAATTGCGAAACTTCAATTTCGCCATTAGCGTGTACAATTGAAAATAACAAACCTGTTTTTGTTGGTGTTTCAGAAATGCTAAAACATTCAACAGATTTAACGGTAGATTTGTTAAAACGTGAGTTAGAAATTCAGTTGAACGAATTACAGGAACAATGGCACTTTGCTTCACTTGAAAGAATTTTTATTGAAAATAGGATTTACCGAGACATAGAAGAAGTAGAAACTTGGGAAGGCGTAATTGAAGCCATTGATAAAGGTTTGCAACCACATATTAAACATTTAAAACGCGCAATTACTGAAGAAGATATTGTTCGTTTAACGGAAATTAGAATTAAAAAAATATCAAAGTTTGATATTGACAAAGCAAAGCAACACATAGAAAGTTTAGAAGAGAAAATTGCAGTTGTAAAAGATCATTTAGCAAATTTAATAGAATTTGCAATAGATTACTTTAAACGCTTAAAAGATACCTACGGAAAAGGAAAAGAGCGTAAAACAGAAATCAGAATTTTTGATGACATTGTTGCTACAAAAGTAGTTATGCGTAACACAAAATTGTATGTAAATAGAGAAGAAGGTTTTGTGGGAACTTCACTTAAAAAAGATGAATATGTTACCGATTGTGCAGATATTGATGATGTAATTATCTTTAGAAAAGATGGTAAAATGATGGTTACAAAAGTGGCCTCTAAAACCTTTGTTGGTAAAGATATAATTCACATTGCAGTCTTTAAAAAGAAAGACAAACGTACCGTTTACAATTTTATGTATAAAGATGGAGCCAAAGGCGCGTCTTATATGAAACGTTTTAATGTAACATCTGTAACGCGAGATAAAGAATACGATTTAACCAACGGAAGCAAAGGCTCTAAAGTGTTGTATTTTTCTGCAAATCCTAATGGAGAAGCAGAAGTAGTTACTATTAATTTACGAGCAGTTGGAAGTGTTAAAAAACTAAAATGGGACATCGATTTTGCAGATTTAGCTGTAAAAGGTAGAGCGGTTCGTGGAAATACAATCACTAAATATAGTATAAAAAGTGTTGATTTTAAATCGGCAGGAGTTTCAACATTAAAACCACGTAAAATTTGGTTTGATGATACCGTTCAGCGTTTAAACGTTGACGAAAGAGGTGAGTTGTTAGGCGAATTTAGAGCGGAAGATAAAATATTAATTGCTACCCAAAAAGGTAAAATTAAAGCGGTTACACCAGATTTAGGTATGCATTTTGAAGATGATATGATCGTCTTAGAAAAATGGAAACCAAGCAAACCGATTTCCGCAATTTATTTCGATGGAGAAAAGCAACGTTACTACGTAAAACGTTTTGAAATTGAGCAAACCGATAAAGAAGAGGTTTTTATTTCAGAACATGAAAAAAGTCAGTTAGAAATAATTGCTACAGATTATCGTCCAGTTGCAGAGGTTATTTTTTCAAAACGATCTTTAGATAAAATTGAAGTTAATTTTGAAGACTTTATAGCTGTAAAAGGTATTAAAGCGCAAGGAAATCAATTAACAACCGATAAAGTTAAGCAAGTAAATTTATTAGATTCTTTACCTTTTGAGGAGCCAGAAGAACCAAAAGTAGAAGAAGTTGAGGTTGTTGAAGAAGAAGAAATCACGGATGAGGTTTTATTAGAAGTTCCAAAAGTTGAGCCAACTATAAAAAACTCATCAACCAATGAAATGATTAGTAAGGAAGAAAAAGCAAAACGTGCATTGCTAAAATCAATAAAAGAAAAGAAAAATACAGATGACGATAGTCAAATAACACTTTTTTAA
- a CDS encoding aspartate/glutamate racemase family protein has protein sequence MKTIGLIGGITPQSTMLYYQVLNELAAEKYGEHHSAKVVIHSVDFGEIKKHQLAGRWDLLDEIMASAGKSLERAGASCILICANTMHLCIDAIENVVSIPVIHIAEATGKQIQQKNLKKVALLGTKYTMDKTFYKDVLGNFSVDTLIPNNEDKVFINDIIYSELSKGIVSDFSKNKYIDIIQKLTEEGAEGVILGCTEIPLLVQQNDVTIPVFDTTTIHATEAFNFTTKE, from the coding sequence ATGAAAACAATAGGATTAATTGGCGGAATTACACCACAATCAACAATGCTGTATTATCAAGTGTTAAATGAGTTGGCTGCCGAAAAATATGGCGAACATCATTCTGCTAAAGTTGTAATTCACTCTGTAGATTTTGGTGAAATCAAGAAACATCAATTAGCAGGTCGTTGGGATTTGTTAGATGAAATTATGGCTTCCGCAGGTAAAAGTTTAGAAAGAGCAGGAGCAAGCTGTATTTTAATTTGTGCAAACACCATGCATTTATGTATAGATGCAATTGAAAATGTAGTTTCAATTCCTGTTATTCATATTGCCGAAGCAACAGGAAAACAAATTCAACAAAAGAACCTGAAAAAAGTTGCTTTATTAGGTACAAAATATACAATGGATAAAACATTTTATAAAGATGTTTTAGGTAACTTTAGTGTAGATACTTTAATACCAAATAATGAAGATAAGGTTTTTATCAATGATATAATATATAGTGAGTTATCTAAAGGTATTGTAAGTGATTTTTCAAAAAACAAGTACATAGATATTATTCAGAAATTAACAGAAGAAGGAGCAGAAGGTGTAATATTAGGATGTACAGAAATACCGTTATTGGTGCAACAAAATGATGTTACAATTCCGGTTTTTGATACGACAACAATACATGCAACAGAGGCATTTAATTTTACCACAAAGGAGTAA
- a CDS encoding LuxR C-terminal-related transcriptional regulator translates to MKFKLLLITFFFTFFSYAQSEIYFYKDVESNLSIENIKDKEFKDQTKLVLDKHSNASYWFKIPKTDSNESYIFRIKSIRAGNAIAYKNSKEFPALKNQRYISFKFKRDAPFYIKVSSKFSAYFPVELKKEEVSIYNEKLQIFINGLYYGAAFLVIIFSINYYYFFKDIAFLHHTYLLISLVFTLVISDGIFYFFNAEEKSVESLILINYILLSFCTYKFTNSFLQLDIYLPRIKKVLKGLVGLVFLFVLLFIITKNIELYIFLNVLIFILLFTCWFLSIYLFKSNHHTKLFAFGYAIILFSGLDFFVLRNLGISLFQSNSINLKIGGFIQILILSFAVLFREKSLRKDNFYMKNEILIFSKEVKTLTEQKSKKSLNLNIENLSLREREVFSLIAVGKSNKQIASEVNISINTVKFHVKNIYEKLNIKSRKEVKTIEETIKTTFN, encoded by the coding sequence ATGAAATTTAAACTACTTTTAATAACATTTTTCTTTACCTTTTTTTCCTATGCACAGTCTGAAATTTATTTTTATAAAGATGTTGAAAGTAATTTATCAATTGAAAACATAAAAGATAAAGAGTTTAAGGATCAAACTAAACTTGTCTTGGATAAGCACTCGAATGCTTCTTATTGGTTTAAGATTCCGAAAACCGATTCAAATGAAAGCTATATATTTAGAATTAAGAGTATTAGGGCTGGTAATGCAATAGCCTATAAAAACTCAAAAGAGTTTCCTGCCTTAAAAAACCAAAGGTATATATCCTTTAAGTTTAAAAGAGATGCTCCTTTTTATATAAAAGTAAGTTCTAAATTCAGTGCCTATTTTCCTGTAGAACTAAAAAAAGAAGAAGTTTCTATTTATAATGAAAAACTACAGATTTTTATAAATGGACTATATTATGGAGCAGCTTTTTTGGTAATTATTTTTAGTATTAATTATTATTACTTTTTTAAAGACATAGCATTTTTACATCACACATATTTGTTAATTTCCTTGGTTTTTACTTTAGTAATTTCTGATGGAATATTTTATTTTTTTAATGCAGAAGAGAAGAGTGTAGAATCCTTAATTCTCATTAATTATATTCTTTTATCTTTTTGTACCTATAAGTTTACCAATAGCTTTTTACAATTAGATATTTATCTTCCTAGAATTAAAAAGGTTTTAAAAGGGTTGGTTGGACTAGTTTTTTTATTTGTATTGCTCTTTATCATCACAAAAAATATAGAATTGTACATATTTTTAAATGTATTAATTTTTATACTATTGTTTACATGTTGGTTTCTTAGTATATATCTTTTTAAGAGTAATCATCACACTAAATTATTTGCATTTGGCTATGCTATAATATTATTTAGTGGTTTAGATTTTTTCGTTTTAAGAAATTTAGGAATTTCTTTGTTTCAAAGTAATTCAATTAACCTAAAAATAGGAGGTTTTATTCAAATTTTAATTTTATCATTTGCAGTTTTATTTAGAGAAAAAAGTTTAAGAAAAGATAATTTTTATATGAAAAATGAAATATTAATTTTTTCAAAAGAAGTTAAAACTTTAACTGAGCAGAAGAGCAAAAAATCCCTAAATTTAAACATCGAAAATCTTAGTTTAAGAGAGAGAGAAGTTTTTAGTTTAATTGCGGTTGGAAAGTCTAATAAGCAAATTGCAAGTGAAGTAAATATTTCTATTAACACAGTAAAATTTCATGTGAAAAATATTTATGAAAAATTAAATATAAAAAGCAGAAAAGAGGTAAAAACTATAGAGGAAACAATTAAAACAACATTTAATTAG
- a CDS encoding mechanosensitive ion channel family protein: MSEIWQEFLMLDNILSITLYCIVVFFIAWIFSRIIRSVAVQVLKKKQKDKFGKTSLQFFKNSVKFFLGLFAIFYLIFTVPVFRSKAAIIFSGAGILAAIIGFAAQAALSNLIAGAFIVIFKPFRVGDYIKLDDARIGIVEDITLRHTVINNFENKRLIIPNSVISTDSILNHTIDDSYILSFNNFKIGLKANVDLAKKIIQEEAIKLESVIDNRTAEQVLERSIQPVEVRFIDTFENHIHLRAYVWLNDPFQEFKMKCELKEAVHKRFISENVDLPIPLLRLVKEEN, from the coding sequence ATGAGTGAAATTTGGCAAGAATTTTTAATGCTAGACAATATTTTGAGTATCACTCTTTATTGTATTGTTGTTTTTTTTATTGCCTGGATTTTTTCAAGAATAATAAGATCTGTAGCTGTTCAAGTATTAAAAAAGAAACAAAAAGATAAGTTTGGTAAAACTAGTTTACAGTTTTTTAAAAACTCAGTAAAATTTTTTCTAGGCCTTTTTGCAATTTTCTATTTAATATTTACAGTACCCGTTTTTAGAAGTAAAGCAGCCATTATATTTTCTGGAGCAGGTATTTTAGCAGCCATTATTGGTTTTGCAGCCCAAGCAGCACTTTCTAATTTAATTGCAGGTGCATTTATTGTAATCTTTAAACCCTTTAGAGTTGGAGATTATATAAAGTTAGACGATGCAAGAATTGGTATTGTAGAAGACATAACACTTAGACATACTGTAATAAATAACTTCGAAAATAAAAGACTTATTATCCCAAACTCGGTAATTAGTACAGATTCTATTTTAAATCACACCATAGATGATTCTTACATATTAAGTTTTAATAATTTTAAAATTGGCCTTAAAGCAAACGTAGATTTAGCCAAAAAAATTATTCAAGAAGAAGCCATAAAGTTGGAAAGTGTAATAGATAACCGAACTGCAGAACAAGTTTTAGAGCGAAGTATACAACCAGTAGAAGTTCGTTTTATAGATACATTTGAAAATCATATTCACCTAAGAGCTTACGTTTGGTTAAACGATCCGTTTCAAGAATTTAAAATGAAATGCGAGCTCAAAGAAGCCGTACACAAAAGGTTTATTAGTGAAAATGTAGATTTGCCAATTCCATTATTACGCTTAGTAAAAGAAGAAAATTAG
- a CDS encoding alpha-ketoglutarate-dependent dioxygenase AlkB family protein, translating to MDLFNQTNQPQNLLPKDGTVIYYGTILSIAKATQYYNTLLNTIDFKNDQAIIFGKLITTKRKVAWYAEKPFEYHYSKIKKTALTFTKELLELKKIVEEQTQETYNSCLLNLYHDGSEGMAWHSDGEKDLKENGAIASVSFGAERKFGFKHKATKQTIYKVLEHGSLLVMKDNTQTHWLHRLPPTNKVNKPRINLTFRTIER from the coding sequence ATGGATTTATTCAACCAAACCAATCAACCACAAAATTTACTACCAAAAGACGGAACAGTAATTTACTACGGAACCATTTTATCAATAGCAAAAGCAACACAATATTACAATACGTTATTAAACACAATAGATTTTAAAAACGACCAAGCCATTATTTTTGGAAAACTAATAACCACAAAACGAAAAGTTGCTTGGTACGCAGAAAAACCATTTGAATACCATTATTCTAAAATTAAAAAAACTGCGTTAACATTTACAAAAGAACTCTTAGAGCTCAAAAAAATAGTTGAGGAACAAACCCAGGAAACATACAACTCTTGCTTGTTAAACTTATATCACGATGGATCTGAAGGCATGGCTTGGCATAGCGACGGAGAAAAAGATTTAAAAGAAAATGGTGCAATTGCATCAGTAAGTTTTGGAGCAGAACGTAAATTTGGATTTAAACATAAAGCAACCAAACAAACAATTTACAAAGTATTAGAACATGGTTCTTTGTTGGTTATGAAAGATAACACGCAAACACATTGGTTACACCGTTTGCCGCCAACAAACAAAGTAAATAAACCAAGAATAAACTTAACATTTAGAACTATTGAAAGGTAG
- the gndA gene encoding NADP-dependent phosphogluconate dehydrogenase — MNTEKTNIIFIMGVSGVGKSTIGNLLSEELSIPFFDGDDFHPEENILKMSKGLALNDNDRLGWLQQLNKLAIEQQSKNGAIIACSALKKIYRDILYNSIKDSTRFVFLDGSFNQIKERINARKGHFMNSELLKSQFDALEIPQNAIKIDISLTPHKIVKLISKEMDNKAEFGLFGLGVMGKSLSRNLANNGFKIALFNRHVKDVEVDVAKNFKNDFEELSTALPFDNIESFVGSLQKPRKIMLMVNAGKIVDYVIEDLLPFLEAGDVLIDGGNSNYHKTKERFDYLKSKGINFVGTGVSGGEEGALKGPSIMPGGNKATYKEVKPYLEAIAAKDANNLPCCTHIGTEGSGHFVKMVHNGIEYVEMQLLAEVYTILKALGNNPDEIANILEGWKESTNSYLLEITIDILRKKEGEGWLVDKIMDKAGNKGTGNWTTITTAQLGVPSTMITSALFARYTSFYKEERIAASKNLEVNNTLDINLTVEDVLKAYQFARLINHYQGFKLIDEASKSYSWNLNLSELARIWTNGCIIRSDLMVELVTTFKSTDNILTDKKVIEQLKTLKPSIKKVVSECILNELATPNLNESISFLNSFVIENSSANLIQAQRDYFGAHTYQLKNDKTNKFYHTDWTKN; from the coding sequence ATGAATACAGAAAAAACAAATATTATTTTTATTATGGGAGTTTCAGGTGTTGGTAAAAGCACTATTGGAAACCTATTATCAGAAGAGTTAAGTATTCCATTTTTTGATGGAGATGACTTTCATCCAGAAGAAAACATTTTAAAAATGTCTAAGGGTTTAGCATTAAATGATAATGATAGATTAGGTTGGTTACAACAATTAAACAAATTAGCAATTGAGCAACAATCTAAAAATGGTGCTATAATAGCATGTTCTGCATTAAAGAAAATTTATAGAGATATATTATACAACAGTATTAAAGACAGTACAAGGTTTGTTTTTCTTGACGGTTCATTCAATCAAATTAAAGAAAGAATTAATGCAAGAAAAGGGCATTTTATGAATTCTGAATTATTAAAATCACAATTTGATGCTTTAGAAATTCCCCAAAACGCAATAAAAATAGATATAAGTTTAACACCTCATAAAATAGTAAAATTAATTAGTAAAGAGATGGATAATAAGGCAGAGTTCGGGTTATTTGGTTTAGGAGTAATGGGTAAAAGCCTTAGTAGAAACTTAGCAAATAATGGATTTAAAATAGCGTTGTTTAACAGACATGTTAAAGATGTAGAGGTAGATGTTGCTAAAAACTTTAAAAATGATTTTGAAGAATTATCAACAGCACTTCCATTTGATAATATAGAATCTTTTGTTGGTTCGCTTCAAAAGCCAAGAAAAATAATGTTAATGGTAAATGCAGGTAAAATTGTAGATTACGTTATTGAAGATTTATTGCCATTTTTAGAAGCTGGAGATGTTTTAATTGATGGAGGAAACTCTAACTATCATAAAACAAAAGAACGTTTTGATTATTTAAAATCTAAAGGTATAAACTTTGTTGGAACAGGTGTTTCTGGAGGAGAAGAAGGAGCATTAAAAGGTCCGTCTATTATGCCCGGAGGAAACAAAGCAACTTATAAAGAAGTAAAACCTTATTTAGAAGCTATTGCAGCAAAAGATGCAAATAATTTACCTTGTTGTACACATATTGGTACAGAAGGAAGTGGTCATTTTGTAAAAATGGTTCACAATGGAATTGAGTATGTTGAAATGCAGTTATTAGCAGAAGTTTACACTATTTTAAAAGCGTTAGGTAATAATCCTGATGAAATTGCAAACATATTAGAAGGTTGGAAAGAAAGTACCAATAGTTATTTGTTAGAAATAACAATAGATATTTTAAGGAAGAAAGAAGGAGAAGGGTGGTTAGTAGATAAAATAATGGACAAAGCTGGTAATAAAGGTACAGGAAACTGGACAACTATTACAACTGCTCAACTTGGTGTACCAAGCACAATGATAACTTCAGCGTTATTTGCCCGTTATACGTCTTTTTATAAAGAGGAAAGAATAGCTGCAAGTAAAAATTTAGAGGTAAACAATACTTTGGATATTAATCTTACTGTTGAAGATGTTTTAAAGGCGTATCAATTTGCAAGATTAATAAATCATTATCAAGGTTTCAAATTAATTGATGAAGCATCAAAAAGTTATAGTTGGAACTTAAATTTAAGCGAATTAGCTAGAATTTGGACTAACGGATGTATAATTAGATCGGATCTAATGGTGGAGTTGGTTACAACTTTTAAATCAACAGATAATATTTTAACTGATAAGAAAGTAATTGAACAGTTAAAAACCCTAAAACCGAGTATAAAGAAAGTAGTTTCGGAGTGTATTTTAAATGAGTTAGCTACACCAAATTTAAATGAATCTATTAGCTTCCTAAATAGTTTTGTAATAGAAAATTCATCAGCAAATTTAATACAAGCGCAAAGAGATTATTTTGGAGCGCATACATATCAACTAAAAAACGATAAAACAAATAAATTTTATCACACAGATTGGACAAAAAACTAA